The following are encoded in a window of bacterium genomic DNA:
- the guaA gene encoding glutamine-hydrolyzing GMP synthase, with protein sequence MKRDTILVLDFGGQYTQLIARRIRELNVYSEIVPHDVTPEEIRSRNAKGIVLSGGPASVYEKNAFHSDPKLLQMGLPILGICYGMQLITYQLGGEVTGSERREYGPATIEVQDDPLFRDLGPRLDVWMNHGDRITRTPPGFQSIACSSNSPIAVMRNRSGSIYGLQFHPEVIHTPKGKEILRNFVFEVCGCSPNWTPASFIEETENWIRETVKKGKILCALSGGVDSTVMAFLLKRGAGDALLPVFIDNGLLRWNEGEQVCTRLRSAGLDVRYYDAADYFLTRLEGVEHPEEKRKIIGRAFVEIFERIASETEGLHYLAQGTLYPDVIESGGYRGTAQVIKTHHNLIDLIRTMKLELIEPFREIFKDEVRRIGATLGLPEEILYRQPFPGPGLAVRCLGPVSRERLDLLRKADAIVKEEIVKAGLYRQLWQSFAVLLPVRSVGVMGDNRTYSHVIALRAVHSQDGMTADWARLPYEVLAAISSRIVNEISGINRVVYDITSKPPGTIEWE encoded by the coding sequence TTGAAAAGGGACACGATACTGGTTCTTGATTTTGGTGGGCAATATACTCAGCTCATAGCGCGCAGAATCCGCGAACTGAACGTCTACTCCGAAATAGTGCCTCACGATGTCACTCCCGAAGAAATTCGCAGCCGTAACGCAAAAGGGATTGTGCTTTCAGGAGGTCCTGCATCAGTCTACGAAAAGAATGCATTTCACAGCGATCCCAAATTGCTGCAAATGGGCCTGCCTATTCTAGGAATTTGCTACGGGATGCAACTCATCACGTATCAATTGGGTGGAGAAGTGACGGGCTCTGAACGCCGCGAGTATGGTCCAGCAACGATCGAGGTACAGGACGATCCACTATTTCGCGATCTCGGTCCGCGATTGGATGTCTGGATGAACCACGGCGATCGGATCACGCGAACCCCGCCCGGGTTTCAGTCGATTGCGTGCAGTTCCAATTCTCCGATTGCTGTCATGCGCAACAGGAGTGGATCAATCTATGGCCTCCAATTTCATCCGGAAGTCATCCACACCCCGAAAGGGAAAGAAATCCTCCGGAACTTTGTTTTTGAAGTATGCGGATGCAGCCCGAATTGGACGCCCGCGTCGTTCATCGAAGAAACGGAGAATTGGATTCGCGAAACAGTCAAAAAAGGCAAAATACTTTGCGCTCTGAGTGGCGGTGTCGACAGCACCGTGATGGCATTTCTTCTAAAACGTGGAGCGGGCGACGCCCTGCTGCCGGTGTTTATCGACAATGGCCTGCTGCGCTGGAATGAAGGGGAACAGGTTTGCACGCGGTTGCGTTCCGCCGGACTCGATGTCCGCTACTACGATGCTGCCGATTATTTTCTGACCCGGCTCGAGGGCGTGGAGCATCCCGAAGAGAAACGGAAGATCATCGGGCGCGCTTTTGTGGAAATTTTCGAAAGGATTGCATCCGAAACGGAAGGACTCCACTATCTCGCTCAGGGCACTCTGTATCCCGATGTGATTGAAAGTGGCGGTTATAGAGGAACTGCGCAGGTAATCAAGACCCATCACAATCTCATCGATTTGATTAGAACTATGAAATTAGAATTAATAGAGCCGTTTCGTGAGATTTTCAAAGACGAAGTGCGCAGAATTGGCGCCACGCTGGGTCTGCCCGAAGAGATTCTTTACCGGCAGCCTTTCCCGGGACCCGGTCTGGCGGTTCGATGCCTGGGCCCGGTGAGCCGCGAAAGACTGGATCTGTTGCGAAAAGCGGATGCAATTGTCAAAGAAGAGATTGTGAAGGCAGGATTGTACCGGCAACTATGGCAATCCTTTGCCGTCCTTTTGCCTGTGCGAAGCGTCGGAGTCATGGGTGACAATCGCACGTACAGCCACGTTATTGCTTTGCGCGCCGTGCACAGCCAGGATGGAATGACCGCGGACTGGGCGCGCCTTCCTTACGAGGTGCTTGCCGCAATTTCGAGCCGCATTGTCAATGAAATTTCAGGAATCAATCGAGTCGTCTACGATATAACTTCAAAACCACCGGGCACCATAGAGTGGGAATAG
- a CDS encoding DNA polymerase III subunit alpha, with the protein MDFTHLHLHSDYSLLDGACKIEKLIDKVQLLGMNSVALTDHGNLFGAVEFHDIARKKGIKPIIGCEMYVAPASRLDKTGKPSDTEENNFHLVVLAENNEGYQNLVRLVSRANLEGYYYKPRVDKELLAEYHKGLIVLSGCLSGEVAVNLLNGNFDGAMKVAGEYREIFGAGNYFLEIQDHGLGDQLRINPQLVQMASRLEIPLVATNDSHYIHKEDAHAHDVLLCIQTNRTLSEQNRMRFGTNGFYIKSPEEMMHVFRELPQSIHTAGEIGKRCDVDLRTKGYLLPLFPVPEGYTPAAYFERIVREGYKARLPKLEKMQEEKQLRHQLWEYEQRLAMEISVIQQMGFEGYFLITWDFIKHSKEQNIPVGPGRGSAAGSLVAYCLQITDIDPLQYDLLFERFLNPERISMPDIDIDFCGRRRGEVIDYVTQRYGRENVAQIITYNTLAARVVTRDVGRAMEFPYSQCDKLAKMIPNELHISLDSAIQNTPALQEAIKDQKVQEWIDIAKKLEGLVRNASIHAGGVVIAPKPLMELVPLFRSKEDVITTQYDMKVLERLGLLKMDFLGVATFTILDDTLQYIREYLGKEIRLLDIPLNDPKVYQLFTEGKTNGVFQFESSGMKALLRKFKPERFEDLIMLNALFRPGPMQMLEDCIARKHGKVKIQYLLPQLEPFLKETYGIIVYQEQVMQIASKIGGFSLGEADLLRRAMGKKKMDVMQAQRERFVHGAKERSIDASKAAELFDLMEKFAQYGFNKSHSTAYALVAYQTAYLKTYYPEPFLAALLSSQIDRRGEVVRYFHECRDMGIRILPPNINDSGERFSVEGDTIRFGLAAIKNVGAAAIQSIAKAREQGKFESLEQFYERVDTRAVNKRVVESLIKSGAMDSFQVPRKQLIQQLDHILEDVARKERHAGQATLFDLSEVRPVISKVASSEDFLEQEKLAHEKETLGFYISGHPLHKHKELLETYTTSLENIDSTWDGKEVLVGGIIGAIKQVKTRKGDFMAYLELEDLTGMIEITVFPELFRNNMLEIMPEAELIVRGRLEVEEETRKLIASDVIPMKNARELLSQQLKVHIYLPGMENEKIDRLKSIVEQYRGDCNLVFVLKRPEQFVASLSPSPVFRVRPSRDFVFALEQLLGPNCVEWQTGKADVK; encoded by the coding sequence ATGGATTTTACGCATTTACATTTACATTCTGATTACAGCTTGCTGGATGGCGCCTGCAAGATTGAAAAATTAATCGACAAGGTTCAACTGCTGGGGATGAACTCGGTCGCTCTGACCGATCACGGAAACCTTTTTGGCGCAGTTGAGTTTCATGATATTGCGCGCAAGAAAGGGATTAAACCGATCATCGGATGCGAAATGTACGTTGCGCCGGCGAGCCGCCTGGATAAAACGGGCAAGCCAAGCGACACGGAAGAAAACAATTTTCATCTCGTTGTGCTTGCCGAAAACAATGAAGGTTATCAGAATCTTGTTCGTCTTGTTTCGCGCGCTAATCTTGAGGGTTACTACTACAAACCCCGCGTGGATAAAGAACTTCTTGCGGAATACCACAAAGGACTGATTGTCCTAAGCGGTTGTCTGAGCGGCGAGGTTGCGGTCAATCTCTTGAACGGCAATTTTGATGGAGCGATGAAAGTTGCCGGCGAATACAGGGAAATTTTCGGCGCGGGGAATTACTTCCTTGAAATCCAGGATCATGGACTTGGAGATCAATTGCGCATCAATCCGCAGCTTGTGCAAATGGCTTCGCGCTTGGAAATTCCGCTCGTGGCCACAAACGATAGTCACTACATCCACAAGGAAGATGCTCATGCGCATGATGTTCTACTCTGCATTCAGACAAACAGGACTCTCAGCGAACAGAACCGGATGCGTTTCGGAACAAATGGCTTCTACATCAAATCACCGGAAGAAATGATGCATGTCTTTCGCGAGTTGCCGCAATCCATTCATACCGCGGGTGAAATTGGAAAAAGATGCGATGTGGACCTGAGAACAAAAGGATATCTCCTTCCATTGTTTCCGGTGCCGGAAGGATACACTCCCGCCGCTTACTTTGAACGAATCGTAAGAGAAGGTTACAAGGCCCGCTTGCCAAAACTGGAAAAAATGCAGGAAGAAAAGCAGCTGCGGCATCAGTTGTGGGAATACGAGCAACGCCTCGCGATGGAAATCAGCGTGATCCAGCAAATGGGTTTTGAAGGTTACTTTCTGATCACCTGGGATTTCATCAAACATTCAAAAGAACAAAATATTCCTGTGGGGCCGGGCCGTGGATCAGCGGCAGGATCCCTGGTTGCCTATTGCCTGCAGATCACGGACATCGATCCGCTTCAATATGATTTGTTGTTCGAGCGTTTCTTAAATCCGGAACGGATCAGCATGCCGGATATCGATATTGACTTTTGCGGACGCCGCCGCGGTGAAGTCATCGATTATGTAACACAGCGATACGGCCGGGAGAATGTTGCGCAAATCATTACTTACAATACGCTCGCTGCGCGGGTGGTGACCCGCGATGTGGGACGCGCAATGGAATTTCCCTATTCCCAGTGTGACAAACTCGCGAAAATGATTCCCAATGAACTGCACATCAGCCTGGATTCCGCTATTCAAAATACTCCTGCCTTACAGGAAGCGATCAAAGATCAAAAAGTTCAGGAATGGATTGATATCGCAAAAAAGTTAGAAGGGCTTGTGCGCAATGCATCCATTCATGCGGGCGGCGTTGTGATTGCGCCGAAACCGCTCATGGAACTCGTACCTTTATTCCGAAGCAAGGAAGACGTCATCACGACTCAGTACGACATGAAAGTTCTCGAGCGGCTGGGACTCCTGAAAATGGATTTTCTTGGAGTCGCTACATTTACGATTCTTGATGACACGTTGCAATACATTCGCGAATATCTGGGAAAAGAAATCCGCCTGCTCGATATTCCCCTCAATGATCCGAAGGTCTATCAGTTATTCACCGAAGGAAAAACAAATGGCGTGTTCCAGTTTGAAAGTTCGGGGATGAAAGCTCTGCTCCGGAAATTCAAACCGGAGCGTTTTGAAGATCTGATAATGCTGAACGCGTTGTTCCGGCCTGGGCCGATGCAAATGCTGGAGGACTGCATCGCGCGCAAACATGGAAAAGTAAAAATCCAGTATCTCCTGCCTCAGCTGGAACCTTTTTTGAAAGAGACGTACGGCATCATCGTGTATCAGGAACAGGTAATGCAAATTGCAAGCAAGATTGGCGGTTTTAGTCTGGGAGAAGCCGATCTGCTACGGCGCGCGATGGGCAAGAAAAAGATGGATGTAATGCAGGCCCAACGCGAACGCTTCGTTCACGGAGCCAAAGAACGTAGCATTGATGCAAGTAAAGCGGCTGAACTTTTCGATTTAATGGAGAAATTCGCGCAATACGGATTCAATAAATCGCATTCCACTGCTTATGCTCTGGTTGCTTATCAAACGGCGTATTTAAAAACCTACTACCCCGAACCTTTTCTCGCCGCTCTACTCTCCAGTCAAATCGACAGACGGGGAGAAGTCGTCAGATATTTCCACGAATGTCGCGACATGGGCATCCGGATTTTACCACCGAATATCAATGACAGCGGAGAACGATTCAGTGTAGAAGGGGATACGATTCGATTCGGTCTTGCTGCAATAAAAAATGTTGGCGCAGCGGCAATTCAATCGATAGCAAAAGCCCGCGAACAGGGTAAGTTCGAATCTCTAGAGCAGTTTTATGAGCGTGTCGATACACGCGCCGTAAACAAGCGGGTTGTGGAGAGTCTCATTAAATCGGGGGCCATGGACAGCTTCCAAGTCCCGCGCAAACAATTGATCCAGCAACTCGATCACATCCTGGAAGATGTTGCTCGCAAAGAGAGACACGCCGGTCAGGCTACTCTGTTCGATTTGAGCGAGGTCAGGCCCGTCATTTCGAAAGTTGCAAGCTCGGAAGATTTTCTGGAACAGGAAAAGCTAGCTCACGAAAAGGAAACGCTCGGGTTTTACATTTCCGGCCATCCTTTGCACAAACACAAAGAGTTGCTCGAAACGTATACAACTTCGCTGGAGAATATCGACAGCACATGGGACGGCAAAGAGGTTTTGGTTGGTGGCATCATCGGCGCTATCAAGCAAGTCAAAACCCGCAAAGGGGATTTCATGGCATATCTGGAGCTTGAAGATTTAACAGGAATGATTGAAATCACTGTTTTTCCCGAACTTTTCCGCAATAACATGCTGGAAATCATGCCGGAGGCGGAGTTGATCGTTCGTGGCCGTCTTGAAGTTGAAGAAGAGACACGAAAACTAATTGCCTCCGATGTGATTCCGATGAAAAATGCGCGCGAGCTTCTTTCGCAACAGTTGAAAGTCCACATTTACCTTCCCGGAATGGAAAATGAAAAGATTGACCGATTGAAATCGATCGTGGAGCAATATCGCGGCGATTGCAATCTGGTTTTCGTTTTGAAAAGACCGGAACAGTTTGTCGCGTCTCTTTCCCCTTCGCCTGTTTTTCGTGTGAGACCCTCCCGTGATTTCGTCTTTGCCTTGGAGCAGCTGCTCGGCCCGAACTGCGTGGAATGGCAAACCGGCAAAGCTGATGTAAAATAA
- a CDS encoding acetyl-CoA carboxylase carboxyltransferase subunit alpha: protein MGNYNFEAPIVDLLREIEDLSIYSDRPETAERIERLRDKLTRFRKEIYSRLNPWQITMVARHPQRPYTLDYIQRLFTDFMEMHGDRKFSDDPAIVGGMANFEGRPVMVIGHQKGRDSKQRIYRNFGMPNPEGYRKALRLMKFAEKFHHPIITLIDTPGAYPGIGAEERGQSEAIALNLREMARLKVPTIAAVIGEGGSGGALALGVADRVLMLQYSIYSVISPEGCASILYRDTGKAEDAAQNLHLTSADLMNLGMIDEVIPEPLGGAHADWEAAAGLLKQAIQRHLVEVSKLHWNDRTHSRYDKFRKMGFFQE from the coding sequence ATGGGTAATTACAACTTTGAAGCGCCTATTGTCGATTTGCTACGGGAAATCGAGGATCTTTCGATTTACTCGGACCGTCCTGAAACGGCGGAACGGATCGAAAGATTGCGGGACAAACTGACCCGCTTCCGGAAAGAGATTTACTCCAGACTGAATCCCTGGCAGATTACGATGGTCGCGCGCCATCCTCAACGTCCCTATACTCTGGACTACATCCAGCGGCTATTCACCGATTTCATGGAGATGCATGGAGACCGGAAATTCTCGGATGATCCCGCGATTGTCGGAGGCATGGCAAATTTTGAAGGCCGGCCCGTGATGGTGATCGGACATCAAAAAGGGCGTGATTCCAAACAGAGAATTTACCGGAACTTCGGAATGCCCAATCCGGAAGGGTATCGTAAAGCTCTCAGACTCATGAAATTCGCGGAAAAATTTCATCATCCGATCATCACTCTCATCGATACTCCGGGCGCTTACCCCGGAATTGGAGCGGAAGAACGTGGACAATCCGAAGCGATTGCACTCAACTTGCGTGAAATGGCGCGATTGAAAGTTCCTACGATCGCAGCGGTTATCGGAGAAGGTGGAAGCGGAGGTGCGCTAGCGCTGGGGGTCGCCGATCGAGTTCTCATGCTGCAATACTCTATTTACTCAGTAATTTCGCCGGAAGGATGCGCTTCGATACTTTACCGCGATACCGGAAAAGCAGAAGATGCGGCACAGAACTTGCACTTGACCTCAGCTGATCTTATGAATTTGGGGATGATTGATGAAGTCATTCCTGAACCACTGGGAGGCGCACATGCAGATTGGGAAGCCGCAGCCGGATTGCTCAAGCAGGCGATTCAACGACATCTTGTTGAAGTCAGTAAATTACACTGGAATGACCGCACTCACTCTCGATACGATAAGTTCCGCAAAATGGGTTTCTTCCAAGAATAG
- a CDS encoding D-alanine--D-alanine ligase, with product MSSLRVALLYGGRSGEHEISIRSARSIYNTLKNKHNVYPIFIDKNGFWWRVDIGIDQLPANAKNLKERVFLYPGFSKPQLNTAQAQLIIDIAFPVLHGTHGEDGIIQGALESAGIPYVGAGVAGSAVGMDKALMKAMFVQSGLPVAPYLWFYRSRWKTNQQEIIVQIESSFPYPIFVKPVNLGSSVGIHKVHDGSELPDAFEDAARYDSKVIVEKGMNVREFELSVLGNEQPQASLPGELVPKREFYDYTAKYIEDSTELHIPARLESKQIDAVQNLAIRAFQSIGCSGMARVDLFLDRDSGVFYVNEINTIPGFTNISMYPKLWEVSGVSFHNLLDRLLELGLERFNDLSQNVTSYDAIQNP from the coding sequence ATGAGTTCCCTGCGTGTAGCCTTGTTATATGGTGGCCGATCGGGAGAGCACGAAATCTCAATTCGATCCGCACGTTCGATCTACAATACGTTGAAGAACAAACACAATGTGTATCCAATCTTCATCGACAAGAACGGGTTCTGGTGGCGGGTCGATATTGGAATTGACCAGCTTCCCGCTAACGCGAAAAACTTAAAAGAGCGTGTTTTTCTATATCCAGGCTTTAGCAAGCCGCAGTTGAATACCGCACAAGCTCAGCTCATCATCGACATCGCTTTTCCTGTGTTGCATGGGACACACGGTGAAGATGGAATCATTCAAGGAGCTTTGGAATCTGCAGGAATTCCTTATGTTGGGGCTGGAGTTGCTGGATCTGCTGTTGGGATGGACAAAGCACTGATGAAGGCTATGTTCGTTCAGTCCGGTTTGCCTGTTGCGCCGTATTTATGGTTCTACAGGTCGAGATGGAAAACGAACCAGCAAGAAATCATCGTTCAGATCGAATCCAGTTTCCCTTATCCCATTTTTGTTAAACCTGTGAATCTCGGTTCCAGTGTCGGCATTCACAAGGTTCATGACGGCAGTGAGCTTCCTGATGCTTTTGAAGATGCTGCGCGATACGATTCAAAAGTGATCGTAGAAAAAGGAATGAATGTCCGGGAATTCGAACTGTCTGTATTGGGGAACGAGCAGCCGCAAGCGTCGTTGCCCGGTGAGCTGGTTCCGAAACGTGAATTCTACGACTACACTGCCAAATACATCGAAGACAGCACAGAGTTACATATTCCTGCCAGGCTGGAATCAAAACAGATTGATGCCGTGCAGAACCTGGCTATCCGCGCTTTTCAATCGATCGGCTGTTCGGGAATGGCGCGCGTGGATCTGTTTTTGGATAGAGATAGTGGAGTTTTTTATGTGAATGAAATCAACACGATTCCCGGGTTTACCAACATCAGCATGTATCCGAAACTTTGGGAAGTTAGTGGCGTTTCTTTTCATAATTTGCTCGATCGTCTGTTAGAGCTTGGCCTCGAACGTTTCAACGATCTATCGCAAAACGTCACCTCTTACGACGCCATCCAAAACCCATAG
- a CDS encoding Gfo/Idh/MocA family oxidoreductase: MTSAKTPVTKIPPNIGVAGCGQWGRNLVRVFHSLGALKMICEPSPDGKETARSIAPDAVLTEDFQEMLQHPAVDAVAIATPAVTHARLACAALSAGKHVFVEKPLAFALSEGEDVLRLAQQLKKIVMVGHILNYHPAVLKLKELLQHGEFGKILYINSHRLNFGKVRREENILWSFAPHDISTILMLLEEFPEEVRCTGGQYIQKGIYDLTLTTLDFASGVKAHIFVSWMHPLKEQKLVVVGDRKMAVFDDTAAEKLVLYPHTIEWQNRTVVTHKKESESIPLDSTEPLLAECLHFLECIQKGKTPKTDAAEGLRVLQVLSASEESLKENGRAIMPGEQKRSSYFVHPSSYIDPDVQVGEGTKIWHFSHILSNSKIGKNCVISQNVMIGPEVTIGDNVKIQNNVSIYKGVTLESDVFCGPSMVFTNVINPRSAVPRKFEFQETQVGRGASLGANCTILAGTRIGRYAFVGAGAVVTKNVPDYALVTGIPAKISGWMCECGEKLSFANNPDKCYGCGKSYRLSGNSSVEEIC, encoded by the coding sequence TTGACATCCGCTAAAACTCCTGTCACAAAGATTCCTCCCAACATCGGCGTCGCCGGGTGCGGACAATGGGGTCGGAACCTTGTTCGTGTATTTCACTCTCTTGGCGCGCTGAAGATGATTTGTGAGCCTTCGCCTGACGGAAAGGAAACAGCGCGTTCGATAGCCCCCGACGCAGTTCTGACCGAAGACTTCCAGGAGATGCTTCAGCATCCCGCCGTCGATGCAGTTGCGATTGCGACTCCGGCGGTTACTCATGCCCGGCTGGCATGCGCAGCGTTGTCCGCAGGAAAACATGTGTTCGTTGAAAAACCTCTGGCTTTCGCACTAAGTGAAGGAGAAGATGTACTGCGACTGGCACAGCAGCTGAAGAAAATAGTGATGGTGGGACACATTCTGAATTACCATCCGGCCGTACTAAAATTGAAGGAACTCCTACAGCACGGTGAATTTGGGAAAATTCTGTACATCAATTCGCATCGTTTGAATTTTGGAAAAGTGCGAAGAGAAGAAAATATCCTTTGGAGTTTCGCGCCCCATGACATCTCCACAATCTTGATGCTGTTGGAAGAATTTCCAGAAGAGGTGAGATGTACTGGCGGGCAATACATACAGAAAGGAATCTACGATCTAACACTGACGACACTTGACTTTGCAAGCGGGGTGAAAGCACACATTTTCGTATCTTGGATGCATCCACTAAAAGAACAAAAACTGGTCGTGGTAGGCGACAGGAAAATGGCTGTCTTTGATGATACAGCCGCGGAAAAACTGGTCCTGTATCCACACACAATAGAGTGGCAAAACAGAACGGTGGTCACACATAAAAAGGAGAGTGAATCGATCCCCTTGGATTCCACCGAACCTCTCCTGGCGGAATGCTTGCATTTCCTGGAATGCATCCAAAAAGGAAAAACGCCCAAAACCGATGCAGCAGAAGGACTGAGAGTCTTACAAGTTTTGTCTGCCAGTGAAGAATCGCTAAAGGAAAACGGTAGAGCAATTATGCCCGGGGAACAAAAGCGAAGTTCCTATTTTGTCCATCCCTCCTCCTATATCGATCCGGATGTACAGGTAGGAGAAGGAACGAAGATCTGGCATTTTTCGCACATTCTTTCCAATTCGAAGATCGGAAAAAATTGCGTAATCTCTCAGAATGTCATGATCGGTCCTGAGGTAACAATCGGTGACAACGTGAAGATTCAGAATAATGTCTCTATTTACAAAGGAGTTACACTCGAATCAGATGTTTTTTGCGGACCTTCAATGGTGTTTACGAATGTGATTAATCCCAGAAGCGCCGTCCCGCGTAAATTTGAATTTCAGGAAACACAAGTAGGCCGGGGCGCAAGTCTCGGAGCAAACTGCACAATTCTGGCAGGTACTCGCATCGGACGTTACGCATTCGTTGGCGCAGGCGCCGTAGTTACAAAAAATGTTCCTGATTATGCGCTCGTCACAGGTATTCCCGCGAAAATCTCCGGCTGGATGTGCGAATGTGGAGAGAAGCTGTCGTTTGCAAATAATCCGGATAAATGCTACGGCTGCGGAAAGTCTTACCGGCTCTCCGGTAATAGTAGCGTGGAAGAAATATGCTGA
- a CDS encoding NAD-dependent epimerase/dehydratase family protein → MLTGKNIFITGGAGFIGSTLAEKLLPDNSVTIFDNFRRNSLKDKEIADSSRLTVVQGDVLDQDSLMQAISGADVVIHCAAIAGIDTVILSPVTTMRVNMVGSANVLEAASRLEHCDRVLCFSTSEVFGQQAFRSREKDKAIMGTVGEARWTYAVSKLAEEHLAIAYYQERNLPATVVRPFNVYGPGQVGEGALRTFVLRAIRNEPIEIHGDGTQIRAWCYVEDMVDAVLLALEHPRAIGQSFNVGNSRAVTTIYGLANTVIRVLNSKSQISFVRKDYVDVELRIPSVEKARDLIGFEAKVDLEEGIRRTAAFYATRVEA, encoded by the coding sequence ATGCTGACAGGCAAGAACATCTTTATCACCGGCGGAGCAGGCTTTATCGGTTCCACGCTTGCTGAAAAGCTTCTTCCGGATAATTCAGTCACAATCTTCGATAACTTTAGAAGGAATTCGCTGAAGGATAAGGAAATCGCTGATAGTTCCAGGCTGACCGTGGTACAGGGAGATGTTCTGGACCAGGATTCGCTGATGCAAGCCATCAGTGGCGCCGATGTTGTGATTCACTGCGCGGCAATTGCCGGAATCGACACAGTGATTCTCAGCCCGGTCACCACGATGCGGGTGAACATGGTCGGATCCGCAAATGTTCTGGAAGCTGCTTCCCGGTTAGAGCATTGCGATCGTGTTCTTTGCTTTTCCACCAGTGAAGTTTTCGGACAACAGGCATTCCGTTCCAGAGAAAAAGATAAAGCCATAATGGGAACAGTAGGAGAAGCGCGGTGGACATATGCAGTCAGCAAACTGGCGGAGGAGCATCTTGCGATTGCGTACTATCAGGAAAGGAACCTGCCCGCGACCGTCGTGCGTCCTTTCAATGTTTACGGGCCCGGTCAGGTTGGAGAAGGCGCCCTGCGAACCTTTGTTTTGCGCGCGATCCGCAACGAACCGATCGAAATCCATGGAGATGGCACACAAATCCGCGCCTGGTGCTATGTGGAGGACATGGTGGATGCTGTGTTACTGGCTCTGGAGCATCCGAGGGCAATAGGACAATCCTTCAATGTCGGAAACTCGCGTGCGGTTACGACCATTTATGGGTTGGCCAACACAGTGATTCGTGTTTTGAATTCCAAATCACAGATCAGTTTTGTCAGAAAAGATTACGTGGATGTGGAGCTGCGCATTCCGAGTGTCGAGAAAGCCCGCGATCTAATTGGGTTCGAAGCAAAGGTTGATCTGGAAGAAGGAATTCGAAGAACGGCCGCATTCTACGCCACAAGGGTCGAAGCGTGA
- a CDS encoding acyltransferase: MRSFHSHGSGKIDRSKFKSIGENVIFEEGVLVFHPENIAIGSNVYVGHYSILKGYYQNDMVIQDDVWIGQFCFFHSAGGLIIGARVGIGPSVRIITSYHQDEGRYKSLLEGEIIFAEVQIGEDSDIGTNATILPGVTVGKGVQIGAGAVVHTSIPDYTIAAGVPARVLRERLQ; this comes from the coding sequence GTGAGATCGTTTCACAGTCACGGCTCGGGAAAAATTGATCGGTCCAAATTTAAAAGCATCGGCGAGAATGTCATTTTTGAAGAGGGTGTACTCGTGTTTCATCCGGAGAACATTGCGATTGGAAGCAATGTGTATGTTGGACACTATTCCATCCTGAAAGGTTACTACCAGAATGATATGGTAATCCAGGATGATGTGTGGATCGGTCAATTCTGTTTTTTTCATAGCGCGGGCGGACTGATCATTGGGGCTCGTGTTGGAATCGGACCTTCTGTAAGAATCATCACTTCCTATCATCAGGATGAAGGCAGATACAAATCTTTGCTGGAAGGAGAAATCATTTTTGCCGAAGTCCAGATTGGTGAGGACAGCGATATCGGAACAAACGCAACAATTTTGCCGGGTGTGACAGTCGGAAAGGGAGTGCAAATCGGAGCCGGCGCTGTTGTTCATACCAGCATCCCTGATTACACGATAGCCGCAGGAGTTCCAGCAAGAGTTCTCCGGGAACGGCTTCAGTGA